One part of the Arabidopsis thaliana chromosome 1 sequence genome encodes these proteins:
- the HA9 gene encoding H[+]-ATPase 9 gives MAGNKDSSWDDIKNEGIDLEKIPIEEVLTQLRCTREGLTSDEGQTRLEIFGPNKLEEKKENKVLKFLGFMWNPLSWVMELAAIMAIALANGGGRPPDWQDFVGITVLLIINSTISFIEENNAGNAAAALMAGLAPKTKVLRDGKWSEQEAAILVPGDIISIKLGDIVPADGRLLDGDPLKIDQSALTGESLPVTKHPGQEVYSGSTCKQGELEAVVIATGVHTFFGKAAHLVDSTNQEGHFQKVLTAIGNFCICSIAIGMLIEIVVMYPIQKRAYRDGIDNLLVLLIGGIPIAMPTVLSVTMAIGSHRLSQQGAITKRMTAIEEMAGMDVLCSDKTGTLTLNKLTVDKSMVEVFVKDLDKDQLLVNAARASRVENQDAIDACIVGMLGDPREAREGITEVHFFPFNPVDKRTAITYIDANGNWHRVSKGAPEQIIELCNLREDASKRAHDIIDKFADRGLRSLAVGRQTVSEKDKNSPGEPWQFLGLLPLFDPPRHDSAETIRRALDLGVNVKMITGDQLAIGKETGRRLGMGTNMYPSSALLGQDKDESIASLPVDELIEKADGFAGVFPEHKYEIVKRLQEMKHICGMTGDGVNDAPALKRADIGIAVADATDAARSASDIVLTEPGLSVIVSAVLTSRAIFQRMKNYTIYAVSITIRIVMGFMLLALIWKFDFSPFMVLIVAILNDGTIMTISKDRVKPSPLPDSWKLKEIFATGVVLGTYLAVMTVVFFWAAESTDFFSAKFGVRSISGNPHELTAAVYLQVSIVSQALIFVTRSRSWSYVERPGFWLISAFFMAQLIATLIAVYANWNFARIRGIGWGWAGVIWLYSIVFYIPLDILKFIIRYSLSGRAWDNVIENKTAFTSKKDYGKGEREAQWAQAQRTLHGLQPAQTSDMFNDKSTYRELSEIADQAKRRAEVARQRSSN, from the exons ATGGCGGGGAATAAAGATTCTAGCTGGGACGATATCAAAAACGAAGGCATCGATCTC GAGAAAATACCGATCGAGGAGGTTCTTACACAGCTCCGATGTACAAGGGAAGGACTTACCAGCGACGAAGGCCAAACTCGCCTCGAGATCTTCGGTCCTAACAAGCTCGAAGAGAAAAAG GAAAACAAGGTTTTGAAGTTCTTAGGGTTTATGTGGAACCCTCTCTCATGGGTCATGGAGCTCGCTGCTATTATGGCTATCGCCTTGGCCAACGGAGGA GGAAGGCCACCGGATTGGCAAGATTTCGTCGGTATTACGGTTCTTCTTATCATCAACTCTACCATAAGCttcattgaagaaaacaacGCCGGAAATGCTGCTGCCGCTTTGATGGCCGGTCTAGCACCCAAAACCAAA gTTCTGAGAGATGGCAAGTGGAGCGAGCAAGAGGCAGCTATATTGGTGCCTGGAGACATTATCAGCATCAAGTTGGGTGACATTGTTCCAGCAGATGGTCGTCTCTTGGATGGTGATCCTCTCAAGATTGATCAATCTGCTCTCACTGGTGAGTCTTTACCAGTAACCAAGCACCCGGGCCAAGAAGTTTACTCAGGCTCCACCTGCAAACAAGGAGAGCTAGAAGCTGTTGTCATCGCTACCGGTGTTCACACTTTCTTCGGCAAAGCTGCTCATCTTGTTGATAGCACAAACCAAGAAGGCCATTTCCAGAAAGTTTTGACTGCTATTGGTAACTTCTGCATCTGTTCCATCGCTATAGGTATGCTCATCGAGATCGTTGTGATGTATCCTATTCAGAAACGAGCGTATAGAGACGGAATCGACAACCTTCTGGTGCTTCTCATTGGAGGAATCCCGATTGCTATGCCCACTGTTTTGTCTGTCACCATGGCCATCGGATCTCACCGTCTCTCCCAACAAGGAGCTATCACAAAGAGAATGACAGCAATTGAAGAAATGGCTGGAATGGATGTTTTGTGCAGTGACAAGACTGGAACTCTTACACTCAACAAGCTTACTGTTGACAAGAGCATGGTTGAGGTTTTTGTCAAAGACTTGGACAAGGATCAGCTTCTTGTGAATGCAGCAAGAGCCTCTAGAGTTGAAAACCAAGATGCTATTGATGCTTGCATTGTAGGAATGCTTGGAGATCCCAGAGAAGCAAGAGAAGGCATCACTGAAGTTCATTTCTTTCCTTTTAACCCTGTGGATAAGCGCACTGCTATCACTTACATCGATGCTAATGGAAACTGGCACCGTGTCAGCAAAGGCGCGCCAGAGCAA ATCATTGAGCTCTGTAACCTTCGGGAGGATGCAAGCAAGAGAGCTCATGACATCATTGACAAGTTTGCTGACAGAGGACTTCGTTCTCTTGCTGTTGGCAGACAG ACTGTCTCTGAGAAAGACAAGAACAGCCCTGGAGAACCATGGCAGTTTCTTGGTCTGTTACCTCTCTTTGACCCTCCAAGACATGACAGTGCAGAGACAATCAGGCGTGCCCTTGATCTTGGTGTTAATGTCAAGATGATCACTGGTGACCAACTTGCCATTGGTAAGGAAACTGGTCGTAGGCTTGGGATGGGCACAAACATGTATCCATCTTCTGCTCTACTTGGACAAGATAAGGATGAATCTATAGCTAGCCTTCCTGTTGATGAACTCATAGAGAAGGCAGATGGTTTCGCCGGCGTCTTCCCTG AACACAAGTATGAGATTGTGAAGAGGCTTCAAGAGATGAAGCATATTTGTGGCATGACTGGTGATGGAGTGAACGATGCCCCAGCTCTCAAGAGAGCTGACATTGGAATAGCTGTTGCTGATGCGACTGATGCAGCAAGAAGTGCATCTGACATTGTACTAACCGAGCCAGGGCTTAGTGTCATAGTTAGTGCTGTCCTAACGAGCAGAGCCATCTTCCAGAGAATGAAGAACTACACAATCTATGCAGTTTCAATCACAATCCGTATAGTGATGGGATTTATGCTTCTTGCACTCATATGGAAGTTTGACTTCTCACCATTCATGGTCTTGATCGTTGCTATCCTGAATGATGGTACTATCATGACGATATCAAAGGACAGAGTAAAGCCTTCTCCACTTCCTGATTCATGGAAACTCAAAGAGATATTTGCCACCGGCGTTGTTCTTGGCACTTACCTAGCAGTCATGACTGTAGTTTTCTTCTGGGCTGCAGAGAGCACTGACTTCTTCTCT GCAAAGTTTGGGGTGAGATCTATCAGTGGAAATCCGCATGAGCTAACAGCAGCTGTTTACCTACAAGTTAGTATCGTGAGCCAAGCGCTTATCTTTGTAACAAGGTCGCGAAGCTGGTCATATGTTGAACGTCCTGGCTTCTGGTTGATCTCTGCCTTTTTCATGGCTCAGCTG ATTGCTACTTTGATTGCGGTATACGCAAACTGGAATTTTGCAAGAATCAGAGGTATTGGGTGGGGATGGGCAGGAGTTATCTGGCTCTATAGTATAGTCTTCTACATCCCATTGGATATCCTCAAGTTCATCATCAGATATTCACTGAGTGGAAGAGCATGGGATAATGTCATTGAGAACAAG ACCGCTTTCACGTCAAAGAAAGACTACggaaagggagagagagaagcacAATGGGCACAAGCGCAACGTACACTTCACGGATTGCAGCCAGCTCAAACCTCAGATATGTTCAATGACAAGAGCACTTACAGAGAGCTTTCAGAGATAGCTGATCAAGCCAAGAGACGAGCTGAAGTTGCAAGGCAACGCTCAAGTAACTGA